The window TCCCCGGCCTGCGCTTCGGCGACGGCGAGTTCGCGGGCCCGCTGCTGCACGAGCGTCTGCCCCGTCGCGGCCTGCTGCAGCTGCGCGCGGGCCTGGGAGACCTCCCCGCGTTTCGCGTCCACGTCGTGCCTCGCGATCGTCACCTGCTCGTGGGAGGCCTGGGCGGCGAGGAGGCCGTCGCGCGCCTGGCGGAGCGCATCCTGCGACGCCTGGTACCGCGCCCTCGCCGATTCGTAGGTCGCCGCGTCGGTGTCCAGCTGCTGCGCCGAGATCGCACCCTGCGAGAGGAGGGTGCGGTCCCGCCCCAAGTTGCGCGCGGCGGTATCGAGGTCCGACTTCGCCGCTTGGACGTTCGCCTGCGCCGTGGTGACCTGGGCCCTGGCCTGGGCGATCTGCGCCGGTGAGGTCTGCCCGCTCATCCGCAGTTGTGCCTCCGCCTGCGAGAGATGGGGCTCCGCCAACTGAAGCCCCGCTTCGGCGTTCGCGACCGCGGCGCGAAACTGTTCGCCCTGTGCGGCGACGGCCATGCGGGTTGCCTCGGTCTGCGCGCGCGCCGCCGCGAGCTGCGCTCTCGCGTGCTCCAGCGCCAGCCGGTAATCCGTTGGATCGACCTCCACGAGCACGGCGCCGGCTTTGACGAAGTCGTTCTCGGAAACGGCCACCCTGCTCACCGTGCCCGTGATCCGAGCGCTGACAGGAGCCACGTCGCCCGCCGTTTGCGCGTTATCGGTCCGGACAAACCCCGCGTTCAGCCGGTAATACCGGACCCCGGCGGCGATGAGGATGAGCAGGATGGCGGCAACGCTGATGGAGACGATCCGGCGGGTCCTCCATCGGGGTTGGAGAAAATGCCATCCGGCCTCCGGCGCCCGCGCCGGGGCGCCCGCCCCGGCTCCATCACCCGCCGGCGGGGGGGGCGCAGGGGCGCGGACCGGTATGGCGCTCTTCGCCGCCGGCCCTTGGACGGAGGTTTCCTGTACGGGGGCGTCAGCCATTGTGGATCACGGCATCGCCTGCAAGCTCTGCCTGGCGGATTTTCACCCGGTTCAGGCGCTCCACGTGCTCGCCCCGCAGCTTCTCCAACCGGCCCATGCGCTCATCGATGATCCGGATCTGGGACTGGATGAGGCCGGCCGCCTGGTCCAGGAGATCTTTCCGGACGGCCGGATCGGTTGCCCCGAGATACGCTTCTCGGACCTCCGCGCGCATCGCGTCCACCTGAAGGGTCTGCTTGAT is drawn from bacterium and contains these coding sequences:
- a CDS encoding biotin/lipoyl-binding protein, producing MADAPVQETSVQGPAAKSAIPVRAPAPPPPAGDGAGAGAPARAPEAGWHFLQPRWRTRRIVSISVAAILLILIAAGVRYYRLNAGFVRTDNAQTAGDVAPVSARITGTVSRVAVSENDFVKAGAVLVEVDPTDYRLALEHARAQLAAARAQTEATRMAVAAQGEQFRAAVANAEAGLQLAEPHLSQAEAQLRMSGQTSPAQIAQARAQVTTAQANVQAAKSDLDTAARNLGRDRTLLSQGAISAQQLDTDAATYESARARYQASQDALRQARDGLLAAQASHEQVTIARHDVDAKRGEVSQARAQLQQAATGQTLVQQRARELAVAEAQAG
- a CDS encoding MerR family transcriptional regulator, producing MAKRTGLTPRAIRYYEELGLLRPSGRTAGGFRLFTEADIAQLLRINELQTLLGFSLAEIKQTLQVDAMRAEVREAYLGATDPAVRKDLLDQAAGLIQSQIRIIDERMGRLEKLRGEHVERLNRVKIRQAELAGDAVIHNG